The Urocitellus parryii isolate mUroPar1 chromosome 6, mUroPar1.hap1, whole genome shotgun sequence genome includes a window with the following:
- the LOC144255277 gene encoding elongation factor 1-alpha 1-like, which yields MGKEKTHINIVVIGHVDSGKSTTTGHLIYKCGGIHKRTIEKFEKEAAEMGKGSFKYAWVLDKLKAERERGITIDISLWKFETSKYYVTIIDAPGHRDFIKNMITGTSQADCAVLIVAAGVGEFEAGISKNGQTREHALLAYTLGVKQLIVGVNKMDSTEPPYSQKRYEEIVK from the coding sequence atgggaaaggaaaagacTCACATCAACATCGTTGTCATTGGACACGTAGATTCGGGCAAGTCTACCACTACTGGCCATCTGATCTACAAATGTGGTGGGATCCACAAAAGAACCATTGAAAAATTTGAGAAGGAAGCTGCTGAGATGGGAAAGGGCTCCTTCAAGTATGCCTGGGTCTTGGATAAACTGAAAGCTGAACGTGAGCGTGGTATCACCATTGACATCTCCCTGTGGAAATTTGAGACCAGCAAGTATTATGTGACTATCATTGATGCCCCAGGACACAGAGACTTTATCAAAAACATGATTACAGGCACATCTCAGGCTGACTGTGCTGTCCTGATTGTTGCTGCTGGCGTTGGTGAATTTGAAGCTGGTATCTCCAAGAATGGGCAGACCCGTGAGCATGCCCTTCTGGCCTACACACTGGGTGTGAAACAACTAATCGTTGGTGTTAACAAAATGGATTCCACTGAGCCACCCTACAGTCAGAAGAGATATGAGGAAATCGTCAAGTAA